The sequence TCGCGGCGGCGGTGCCGGCGCTGGTCAGCACGGTGCCGTCGACCACGTAGAGCACGCCGGGATCGACTTTGGCCCGGGGGAAGCGGGCGGCCAGCGAGTCGGTGTACCGCCAGTGGGTGGTGCAGCGCCGGTCGTCGAGCAGGCCGGCCTCGCCGAGCGTGAACGCGCCGGTGCAGACGCTCATCACCCAGGCGCCTCGGTCGTGGGCGTGGCGCAGCACGTCGAGCACCTCGGCGGGCGCCTGGCGGACGTCGTTGGGCACCACGGCCACGAGGTCGGCGGTCCAGGCCGGGGCGAGGTCGTGGCTCGGGGTGATGGTGAAGCCGGAGTGCGACGGCACCGGTCCACCGTCGACGCCGCACACCGCGAAGTCGTAGCCCGGCAGCCCCTCGGCGGTGCGGTCGTAGCCGAACAGTTCACAGAGGACACCCAGCTCGAAGACCGCCACCTCGGGCATGGCGATCACGGCGACGCTGCGCAACATGCGCCCACCGTAGCGCAGGGTTGGCAGTTTCTTGAAGATGTATGGCATTCCTGCCACTGGCCGGGAGGAGTCCGTGGGGCGAGGCTGGATGTATGGAAATCGCGGTTCTTGTCTTCTTCGTCCTACTATTGATCGCTTCGATGGCGGGCCTGACCCGCGACTCCCGGGACAGCGCCGACTGGAAGCCCAGCGTCGACGGGCGCCGCGCCACATGAGGCCGCCCGGGGGAAAGCCGCCGGACCGGCAGCCGCGAGAGGGAGGGCCGCCCCGGCAACCGCGCGAGGGAGGGCCGCCGCACCGGCAGCCACGCACGGAAAAGCCGCCGGACCGGCGCCCACGCGCACCGGCCCGGCGGCCTCCCTCCGGCTCAGCCCGCGA is a genomic window of Actinoplanes teichomyceticus ATCC 31121 containing:
- a CDS encoding GlxA family transcriptional regulator; this translates as MLRSVAVIAMPEVAVFELGVLCELFGYDRTAEGLPGYDFAVCGVDGGPVPSHSGFTITPSHDLAPAWTADLVAVVPNDVRQAPAEVLDVLRHAHDRGAWVMSVCTGAFTLGEAGLLDDRRCTTHWRYTDSLAARFPRAKVDPGVLYVVDGTVLTSAGTAAAIDCGLHLIREEQGSAVAAQIARRMVVPPHRDGGQAQFIETPIPTMASCATLQPLLAHLLETLDREHTVETMADAVHMAARTFARRFRAETGATPHDWLTGQRVLLARRLLEETDLSVEAIAGRAGFGSAQTLRHHFTQRLSTTPQAYRSTFKAKV